One window from the genome of Hyalangium gracile encodes:
- a CDS encoding cytochrome c peroxidase: MKPTRTLSCLLSAFALGGLAGCSTSDAELDPAPTTTQSEAGLSSAARAATGRQLFQHALPNTNGRSCATCHVLDEDTALLPQSVEARLARNPRDPLFNRLDADDPLAPTPTYEHLKKGLVRIILPLPANMDVIDTAGNVITPPDRKIFVWRGVPSIADTAITAPYLFDGRATTLQQQAQAAIHDHSQGGDVSQRTLDRIADFERSVFSSGRARFVSQLLDYGVPLENIPVPENFMALSPQEQRGRDIYAAACQACHGGATTRQIVNRPVHDFLFSALKPDGNVVYTIVPGQGPVRVLEPRPDDEFLLVGFSYFSYLGQLGLFPTFNASVELPRYRFRFYTDGTRQQQVTDLPPIPVTASGDPFDLVPALDENGAPIAGPNNAPQWFSTDPGRALITGDPLDFEAFDVPPLRGVARTAPYFHDNSFATLPEVVDAYSQFLLPFVPALNLPPVHPPQFPGGPPEALSPAQKQDLLAFLNRL; the protein is encoded by the coding sequence ATGAAACCCACTCGAACCCTGTCGTGTCTGCTGAGTGCCTTCGCACTCGGCGGACTCGCGGGCTGCTCCACCTCGGATGCGGAGCTGGACCCAGCCCCGACGACGACACAGTCCGAAGCGGGACTCTCATCGGCGGCCAGGGCCGCCACGGGCAGGCAGCTCTTCCAGCACGCGCTCCCGAACACCAACGGGCGCTCCTGCGCCACCTGCCACGTCCTCGACGAGGACACGGCCCTGCTGCCCCAGAGCGTCGAGGCGCGCCTGGCTCGCAACCCTCGAGACCCGCTGTTCAACCGCCTCGACGCGGACGACCCGCTCGCCCCCACCCCCACGTACGAGCACCTCAAGAAGGGGCTCGTGCGCATCATCCTGCCGCTGCCCGCCAACATGGATGTCATCGACACGGCGGGCAACGTCATCACTCCCCCGGACCGGAAGATCTTCGTCTGGCGGGGAGTCCCCAGCATCGCGGACACGGCCATCACCGCGCCCTACCTCTTCGACGGCCGCGCCACCACGCTCCAGCAGCAGGCCCAGGCCGCCATCCACGACCACAGCCAGGGCGGTGACGTGAGTCAGCGGACGCTCGACCGGATCGCCGACTTCGAGCGCAGCGTCTTCTCCTCGGGTCGCGCGCGGTTCGTCTCGCAGCTGCTCGACTACGGCGTCCCCCTCGAGAACATCCCCGTCCCCGAGAACTTCATGGCGCTCAGCCCCCAGGAGCAGCGCGGCCGAGATATCTACGCGGCGGCCTGCCAGGCCTGCCACGGCGGCGCCACCACGAGGCAGATCGTCAACCGCCCCGTCCACGACTTCCTGTTCTCGGCGCTCAAGCCTGATGGCAACGTCGTCTACACCATCGTTCCTGGCCAGGGCCCCGTCCGGGTGCTGGAGCCTCGCCCCGATGACGAGTTCCTGCTCGTCGGGTTCAGCTACTTCTCGTACCTCGGCCAGCTCGGGCTCTTCCCCACCTTCAATGCCTCGGTCGAGCTGCCTCGCTACCGCTTCCGCTTCTACACGGACGGCACGCGCCAGCAGCAGGTGACCGACCTGCCGCCCATCCCGGTGACGGCCAGCGGAGATCCCTTCGATCTGGTCCCCGCCCTGGATGAGAACGGAGCCCCCATCGCCGGCCCCAACAACGCCCCTCAGTGGTTCTCGACGGATCCGGGGCGCGCCCTCATCACCGGAGACCCGCTGGACTTCGAGGCCTTCGACGTCCCACCGCTCCGAGGCGTCGCGCGCACCGCTCCGTACTTCCACGACAACAGCTTCGCGACCCTGCCGGAGGTGGTGGACGCCTACAGCCAGTTCCTGCTGCCCTTCGTCCCCGCGCTGAACCTGCCCCCGGTCCACCCGCCCCAGTTCCCCGGCGGGCCGCCCGAAGCGCTCAGCCCGGCCCAGAAGCAGGACCTGCTCGCCTTCCTCAACCGGCTCTGA